One window of the Montipora foliosa isolate CH-2021 chromosome 4, ASM3666993v2, whole genome shotgun sequence genome contains the following:
- the LOC138000750 gene encoding uncharacterized protein, which yields MSYFGKKLVKWKEKEKAPKTKWPELVGKNAEEATTLIDKEQPGFKIQIIPENSFVATNFEEKRVRLFVDNKQTVVKTPHVG from the exons ATGTCCTATTTTGGGAAGAAATTAGTTAAAtggaaggaaaaagaaaaggcacCGAAGACAAAATGGCCAGAGCTTGTAGGAAAG AATGCTGAGGAGGCAACAACTTTGATTGACAAGGAGCAACCTGGATTTAAA ATTCAAATTATTCCTGAAAACAGTTTTGTTGCCACCAACTTTGAAGAAAAGCGAGTGAGATTATTTGTGGATAACAAGCAAACAGTTGTGAAAACTCCACATGTTGGATGA